In Diabrotica undecimpunctata isolate CICGRU chromosome 4, icDiaUnde3, whole genome shotgun sequence, a single genomic region encodes these proteins:
- the LOC140439747 gene encoding uncharacterized protein, which translates to METSVQKKTIKDKSSNLQRAAEYYMTGQKQTAEILNKLLDTAAKSEGDNQFREKQLHLKELELNICLLEAKNKAKELQLKEREIIIKEQELNLEGLDIENDSVNKHFTMQL; encoded by the exons ATGGAAACTTCTGTTCAAAAAAAGACCATTAAAG ATAAGTCATCTAATTTACAAAGGGCAGCGGAATACTATATGACAGGTCAAAAGCAGACTgctgaaattttaaataaactgttGGATACAGCAGCTAAGTCTGAGGGTGACAATCAGTTTAGAGAGAAGCAGCTGCATTTAAAAGAATTGGAACTGAATATATGCTTACTAGAAgcgaaaaataaagcaaaagaaTTGCAGTTAAAGGAAAGAGAGATCATAATTAAGGAACAAGAATTAAATCTTGAAGGTCTAGATATAGAAAATGATTCTGTCAATAAGCATTTTACAATGCAATTATag
- the LOC140438303 gene encoding uncharacterized protein codes for MVFVIMAANNKLFTSLCEQNKRNLQEICDTNGSSECDDSDKDPDYSFNEDIGKKKKHRKIWPTPLSNHNLIAVSDEPDKTLFEEERGNEDVILISNNKTNGTVVNHILVKEERKTLYHKNRWEKIVCAKENVLR; via the exons ATGGTATTTGTCATCATGGCGGCGAACAATAAGTTGTTTACGTCTTTGTGTGAACAAAATAAGCGAAATTTGCAAGAAATATGTGACACAAATGGTAGTTCAGAATGCGATGATAGCGATAAAGATCCAGACTAcagttttaacgaagatattggcaagaaaaag AAACATCGTAAGATATGGCCTACACCGTTATCCAACCACAATCTTATTGCAGTATCTGATGAACCTGACAAAACCCTGTTCGAGGAAGAAAGAGGAAACGAGGATGTAATATTGATCAGCAACAACAAAACAAACGGAACAGTGGTCAATCATATACTTGTAAAAGAGGAAAGGAAAACGTTATACCACAAAAATCGATGGGAGAAGATTGTTTGTGCAAAAGAAAATGTTTTGAGGTAG